The DNA segment TGGACGGTTATCTGATCACCGGCAACGGCACGCGCATTCACGATCTTTCTGGCCACCGCCTTCATGCCAGCGATTTACCAGATGATTGCGCCCACGAATTGCTGCACACAACGTGGGATACGCCGGCCAGTCTGCATGTTTTCCGCGACGAAGGCTGGTTCACCGCGCTGGACGATCCGGACTTATTGATCCCACATCAGTTCAGCGGTTTTCGCTATCAGTTACAGGATCTGCGTTTACTGCCGGATTCGGGTAACAGCAAAGTGTGTTTCTGTGCGCCGCATGATGTGTTGTTGTCACTGGTGCCTCAGCTCCAGGCGCATTTTGGGCCGCGTATCGACTTGTGTTTTTCTGCGATGGATTGTCTGGATGTGCAGCCTGCTGGCAGCAATAAAGGAAGCGCGCTGGCGATGCTGACTGAAGGGCTTGGGATCAATATGTCGGAATGCATGGCGTTTGGGGATGCCATGAACGACAAAGAAATGCTGGAAGGCGTCGGCATGGGGCTGATTATGGGGAACGCATTACCCGTGCTAAAAGCACAATCCCCACACTTACAAATTATCGGGCATTGCCGTAATCAGGCAGTATCTCACTTTTTGCAACACTGGCTGCACACTCCAAACCTCACCTATTCCCCCGAATATTAAGGTTTTGCAGCGAGCCGGGTCATCTGTCCCGGCTTTTTTCATTCTTCTTTTTACTCAACATTTTTCGAACCAGAAGCGTTAGTTGAGCCCTTCCAGTTCTTGCGCGTACCCCGAGATATCCCCGATATTTTTCGCGATCCAGTTCTCATCAAAATAAGTATTCAGATACCGTTCACCGCTGTCGCACAGCAGGGTGACAATCGAGCCGGTTTCGCCTTTCTCACGCATCTGTTTTGCTAGTTGTAGCGCACCCCATACGTTGGTGCCGGTCGATCCTCCCACTTTGCGCCCAAGGACTTTCTCCAGCCAGTGAAGCGTGGCGATGCTGGCGGCGTCGGGCACTTGCATCATGTCGTCAATAACGCTTGGGATAAATGACGGTTCTGCGCGCGGGCGGCCAATGCCTTCGATACGGCTGCTGCATTGGGCAGTGACGCTGGCATCCCGCTGCTGATAATAATCGTAAAATACTGAGTTTTCCGGATCGACCACCACCAGTTCAGTGTCGTGCCCCTGATAACGAATGTAGCGGCCAAGCGTTGCGGATGTTCCGCCTGTACCGGCGCTCATCACCAGATACCGCGGCACCGGGTGCGGTTCCAGAGACATCTGACGGAAAATACTGTCTGCAATATTGTTGTTCCCACGCCAGTCAGTTGCCCGTTCTGCGTAAGTAAACTGATCCATATAGTGCCCGTTCATTTCGCGGGCGAGTTGCTCGGACGCCGCATAAATCTGGCCGGAGTTTTGTACGAAGTGGCAGCGGCCGCCATAAAACTCGATTTGCTGAATTTTGCGGGGTGCAGTGCATGAAGGCATGACGGCGATAAACGGCAGGCCGAGCAGGCGGGCGAAGTAAGCTTCGGAAATAGCGGTGCTGCCGGAAGACGCTTCGATGATGGGCGTATTCTCGCGGATCCAGCCATTGCACAGGCCATATAAAAACAGTGATCGCGCAAGGCGGTGTTTCAGGCTGCCTGAAGGGTGGGTGCTTTCATCCTTCAGATACAACGAAATCCCGGGGAAGTCGCGCAGCGACAGGCGAATCAAATGTGTATCTGCAGAACGCTGAAAATCCGCGTCAATTTCTTTAATTGCGTGATTAACCCAGGAGTTGCGCATGGTGTATTGTCTTAGTTAAATGATTTAATGAAACTAAGAATAACGTAACCAGCAGAAAAATAAGTTACTCTTTAACCCATGGAATGCGGTTTTTATAGAATAATTTTCTCCTGAGGTGATGGATGGTAGATAAAACTGACATTAAGCTCTTATCGCTGTTGCAGAAAGATTGCACATTATCTCTCAACGAGCTGGCGGATGCGGTAAATCTCACCACAACGCCGTGCTGGAAAAGAATCAAGCGGTTGGAAGACGACGGGATCATTCGCGGGAAAGTCGCGTTGCTGGACGGTGACCAACTGGGGCTGAGTCTGACGGCGTTCGTACTTATCAAAACGCAACATCACAACAGTGAGTGGTATCAGCGTTTTGTGCAGCAGGTTGAAGCTTTTCCTGAAGTGCTGGGTTTTTACCGCATGGCCGGTGAATACGATTATTTACTTCAGGTGCAAGTGGCCGATATGAAAAGCTACGATAACTTTTACAAGCGACTTGTGAACGGCATTCCGGGATTGAATGACGTGACCTCAAATTTTGCAATGGAACGTATAAAATCCACCACCGCATTACCGATTTAATGCAAAAGTTACAGTAAAAAGTTTCATCAGAAACGCCTGTTAACTCTGTTATCCTTGTCAGCTTGAAGAGGATAGTTGCACTTTTTTAAGCACCTTATCCCATTAAAATCATTGTTATTATTTGTATGGAAAACGCTGCGTGAGATTGTTCGCCCAATTAGGCTGGTACTTCCGACGTGAATGGCGCCGGTATCTTGGTGCCGTTGCCTTACTCATCATCATTGCCATTTTGCAATTATTGCCGCCCAAGCTGGTCGGGGTAATTATTGATGGCGTCACGACGAAAACCATGTCTTACGGCGTGCTTTTTGCGTGGCTTGGGCTGATGATCGCGACAGCGATTGTAGTGTATCTGCTGCGTTACGTCTGGCGCGTGTTGTTGTTCGGTGCCTCCTATCAACTGGCAGTAGAACTGCGTCAGGATTTTTTCCGGCAGCTAAGCCGCCAGCATCCCGCTTTTTATCTGCGTCACCGCACCGGCGATTTGATTGCCCGCGCAACCAATGATGTCGATCGCGTGGTTTTTGCCGCAGGTGAGGGCGTTCTGACGCTGGTGGATTCACTGGTCATGGGACTGGCGGTGCTGATCGTGATGGCAACCCAAATCAGCTGGGAGCTGACGCTGCTTTCCCTCGTCCCGATGCCGGTTATGGCGATTATCATTAAACGCTACGGCGACCAACTGCATCATCGCTTTAAAACCGCGCAGGCCGCGTTTTCCTCATTGAACGATCAGGCTCAGGAAAGCCTGACCAGCATCCGCATGATCAAAGCTTTCGGTCTGGAGAATCATCAGTCTTCTCAGTTTGCCGACGTGGCCGCCGACACTGGCGCGAAAAACATGCGCGTGGCGCGCGTCGATGCCCGTTTTGATCCGACTATTTACGTGTCGATTGGCATGGCAAACCTGCTGGCGATTGGTGGCGGTAGCTGGATGGTAGTTAACGGACATCTGACCCTCGGGCAGTTAACCAGTTTTGTCATGTATCTTGGTCTGATGATCTGGCCGATGCTGGCGCTAGCCTGGATGTTCAATATTGTTGAGCGCGGAAGCGCTGCCTATAGCCGTATCCGCAGTCTTTTACAGGAGGCGCCGAGCGTGGTGGACGGGACTCAACCCTTGCCAGCTGGACGTTCTGTACTCGAGGCCAGAATTACTGACTTCCATTACCCCGAAACCGCACATCCTTCGCTGACTGGTGTAACGTTTTCTCTGCAACCAGGTCAAATGCTCGGGCTATGCGGCCCGACAGGATCGGGCAAAAGTACCTTGCTGGCATTACTCCAGCGGCAGTTTGATGTGACAGACGGTGAGGTGCTGTACCACGGCCTCTCACTCAAAGAGATTCGGCTCGATGACTGGCGCGCACGTCTGGCGATTGTCAGCCAGACGCCATTTTTGTTCTCCGACACCGTTGCGCAAAATATTGCGTTGGGGCGGCCGGATGCCACACAGGAAGAAATTGAAGAAGCGGCGCGTCTTGCCAGTGTACATGACGATATTCTGCGGTTACCCGGCGGCTATGAAACCGAAGTCGGTGAGCGGGGCGTCATGCTTTCCGGCGGTCAGAAACAGCGAATTTCTATCGCTCGCGCACTGTTGCTGAAAGCCGAAATCCTGATCCTCGACGATGCTTTGTCTGCGGTCGATGGCCGGACAGAGCATCAGATCTTGCACAATCTGCGTCAGTGGGGCAGTGACCGTACAGTAATCATCAGCGCCCATCGTCTTTCCGCCCTGACTGAAGCCAGCGAGATTCTGGTGTTTAACCACGGCACGATTTCGCAGCGCGGGAATCATGAACAACTCGCCGCCAAGTCTGGCTGGTATCGCGATATGTATCGCTATCAGCAACTGGAAGCCGCACTGGATGATGTGTCTCAGGAACAGGGGGCGGAACACCGTGGCTGAGCAAAAAGTAAATAAAATTCAAAAAATGTGGCCCACGCTAAAACGCCTGCTAGGTTACGGCAAGCCTTACAAAAAACCGCTTTCCGCTGCAGTGCTGATGCTGTGGATTGCGGCAGCGGCAGAAGTAACCGGACCGATTCTGATCAGTTTCTTTATCGATCACTACGTTGCAAAAGGCGAAATGCCATGGGGTAAGGTCAGTCTGCTGGCGCTGTGTTTCATCTTGCTGCAATTTCTGGCTGCTGGTTTGCACTATTTTCAGGCGTTGTTATTTAATCGCGCCGCTGTCGGTGTGGTTCAGCGGTTGCGCACAGATGTGATGGACGCCGCCCTGCGCCAGCCACTCAGTGCGTTCGACACCCAGCCGGTCGGGCAGCTGATTTCTCGTGTCACCAACGATACGGAAGTGATCCGCGATCTTTACGTCACCGTAGTATCCACCGTATTACGCAGCATTGCCCTGATAGGTGCGATGTTAGTGGCAATGTTCAGTCTCGACTGGCGTCTGGCCTCGGTAGCTATCTGTATTTTCCCGGCGGTGTTTGTGGTCATGGGGCTGTATCAGATTTACAGCACACCGATCGTGCGCAAAGTGCGGAGCTATCTGGCAGATATCAATGACGGTTTCAACGAAGTCATTAACGGGATGAACGTCATTCAGCAGTTCCGTCAGCAAAAACGTTTCGGTGAACGTCTGACGCGCGCCAGCCAGTCACATTATCTGGCGCGTATGCAAACGCTCCGCCTGGAAGGTTTTCTATTGCGTCCG comes from the Enterobacteriaceae bacterium Kacie_13 genome and includes:
- a CDS encoding pyridoxal-phosphate dependent enzyme produces the protein MRNSWVNHAIKEIDADFQRSADTHLIRLSLRDFPGISLYLKDESTHPSGSLKHRLARSLFLYGLCNGWIRENTPIIEASSGSTAISEAYFARLLGLPFIAVMPSCTAPRKIQQIEFYGGRCHFVQNSGQIYAASEQLAREMNGHYMDQFTYAERATDWRGNNNIADSIFRQMSLEPHPVPRYLVMSAGTGGTSATLGRYIRYQGHDTELVVVDPENSVFYDYYQQRDASVTAQCSSRIEGIGRPRAEPSFIPSVIDDMMQVPDAASIATLHWLEKVLGRKVGGSTGTNVWGALQLAKQMREKGETGSIVTLLCDSGERYLNTYFDENWIAKNIGDISGYAQELEGLN
- the cof gene encoding HMP-PP phosphatase; amino-acid sequence: MYRLAAFDMDGTLLLPDHTLGEKTLSTLRQLVEKPVTLTFATGRHYLEMKNILANIGLDGYLITGNGTRIHDLSGHRLHASDLPDDCAHELLHTTWDTPASLHVFRDEGWFTALDDPDLLIPHQFSGFRYQLQDLRLLPDSGNSKVCFCAPHDVLLSLVPQLQAHFGPRIDLCFSAMDCLDVQPAGSNKGSALAMLTEGLGINMSECMAFGDAMNDKEMLEGVGMGLIMGNALPVLKAQSPHLQIIGHCRNQAVSHFLQHWLHTPNLTYSPEY
- a CDS encoding winged helix-turn-helix transcriptional regulator, giving the protein MVDKTDIKLLSLLQKDCTLSLNELADAVNLTTTPCWKRIKRLEDDGIIRGKVALLDGDQLGLSLTAFVLIKTQHHNSEWYQRFVQQVEAFPEVLGFYRMAGEYDYLLQVQVADMKSYDNFYKRLVNGIPGLNDVTSNFAMERIKSTTALPI
- a CDS encoding SmdA family multidrug ABC transporter permease/ATP-binding protein — protein: MRLFAQLGWYFRREWRRYLGAVALLIIIAILQLLPPKLVGVIIDGVTTKTMSYGVLFAWLGLMIATAIVVYLLRYVWRVLLFGASYQLAVELRQDFFRQLSRQHPAFYLRHRTGDLIARATNDVDRVVFAAGEGVLTLVDSLVMGLAVLIVMATQISWELTLLSLVPMPVMAIIIKRYGDQLHHRFKTAQAAFSSLNDQAQESLTSIRMIKAFGLENHQSSQFADVAADTGAKNMRVARVDARFDPTIYVSIGMANLLAIGGGSWMVVNGHLTLGQLTSFVMYLGLMIWPMLALAWMFNIVERGSAAYSRIRSLLQEAPSVVDGTQPLPAGRSVLEARITDFHYPETAHPSLTGVTFSLQPGQMLGLCGPTGSGKSTLLALLQRQFDVTDGEVLYHGLSLKEIRLDDWRARLAIVSQTPFLFSDTVAQNIALGRPDATQEEIEEAARLASVHDDILRLPGGYETEVGERGVMLSGGQKQRISIARALLLKAEILILDDALSAVDGRTEHQILHNLRQWGSDRTVIISAHRLSALTEASEILVFNHGTISQRGNHEQLAAKSGWYRDMYRYQQLEAALDDVSQEQGAEHRG